Proteins found in one Triticum aestivum cultivar Chinese Spring chromosome 4D, IWGSC CS RefSeq v2.1, whole genome shotgun sequence genomic segment:
- the LOC123099977 gene encoding uncharacterized protein, which yields MHSVTLLRTKSQIITTDMHPPTSHQLQMPTAPTPRLRPKRATAPLDAAARARLAALPRSDDSSGSEHQAAALSSLVNDYLLETDTTVPSATLAVEGSSGLDDEPNGHTSSTAAADILAEIKDNLDPTGSSADELRRRLVFAVADAMRGLDDLRPNQSAFRRAVMSRLRERGHDAGLCKVRWDKSSGVTAGSYEYIDVIAGGGETRYIVDVGFAAEFEVARSTEEYEAVRTALPEVLIARPEHLRQVVKLAASASRRSLKSSGLSVPPWRKRRFMMTKWLGPYKRTVNSIPASAGTALGGSGVVAVCRTIVGFAPQTTVGTSSGFWG from the coding sequence ATGCACAGCGTTACATTGCTTAGAACGAAATCGCAGATCATTACCACTGACATGCATCCACCCACCTCTCACCAACTGCAGATGCCAACGGCGCCGACGCCCCGCCTCAGACCGAAGCGGGCCACGGCGCCCCTCGATGCGGCCGCGAGAGCCCGCCTCGCCGCTCTCCCCAGAAGCGACGACAGCAGCGGCAGCGAGCACCAGGCGGCCGCACTCTCCAGCCTCGTCAACGATTACCTCCTCGAGACGGACACGACAGTCCCGTCGGCCACCCTCGCGGTGGAAGGCTCCTCTGGTCTGGATGACGAGCCTAACGGCCACACCAGCTCAACGGCGGCGGCCGACATACTTGCGGAGATCAAGGACAATCTTGACCCGACCGGTAGCAGTGCTGACGAGCTACGCCGCCGGCTCGTCTTTGCCGTGGCGGATGCCATGCGCGGGTTGGATGATCTGCGGCCGAACCAGTCGGCTTTCCGGCGCGCCGTGATGTCCCGCCTGCGCGAGCGTggccacgacgccggcctgtgcaAGGTGCGTTGGGACAAGTCGAGTGGCGTGACCGCCGGGAGCTACGAATACATCGACGTCATCGCTGGCGGGGGTGAAACAAGGTACATCGTGGATGTCGGCTTCGCGGCGGAGTTTGAGGTCGCACGGTCGACCGAGGAGTACGAGGCAGTTCGGACGGCACTACCGGAAGTGCTGATCGCGCGCCCGGAGCACCTCAGGCAGGTTGTGAAGCTTGCAGCGTCCGCATCACGGCGCTCGCTCAAGAGCAGCGGCCTCAGTGTGCCGCCCTGGAGGAAGAGGCGGTTCATGATGACCAAATGGCTAGGGCCCTACAAGCGGACGGTTAACTCTATTCCGGCATCAGCGGGTACGGCATTAGGCGGCAGTGGTGTGGTGGCCGTCTGCCGGACCATAGTTGGCTTCGCCCCTCAGACTACAGTGGGGACGTCGTCAGGCTTTTGGGGGTGA